The nucleotide window GGCAGCACTTTCAGAACCGTGTCCCATAAAAATAATTACGTCATTACCTTCAAAATCATTAAATTCAGCATCATTTACTATTCTTTTATAATCTTCTTCCGTTGTCAAAAGAGGTTTTGTTATTTTACCGTATTTATCACTGAGTTTTGAATATTCTATTCCGTTCAGAATATGTAAAGACATTGTTATAATTTCATCGTATCCTTTATCTTTAAGGGCTTTCAGACCTTCTTCCTGATCATATATGTGAATACCCTCTTTTTTTTCGACTATTCTTCTTACTACTCCTGAAGTATAGGCTCTTTCGACTTTTTCACTTCCGTACTTTCTCTCAACTTCTTTCTGAATCGAATCAAGACATTTTTCTCTCGTATCTTTGTGAGATGTTCCGAAACTCGTTACTAATATTCCTTTGCTCATTTTTTATTGAGGTTATCTTAAAGGGCTTTCATATCAAAAGGTTTTTGCCCTCGCATTCCCGTTATATATAATCTTTCCGGCTTTGGTGATTTTTACAACTCGGGAAATTTTTCAAAGACTTCCCCGTCTCCTTTCTCTATAATATTTTTTATTATATCATATTTTTCAAAAATCCGAATACTCCGTACACACCTAAAGTTACTACAGCTGCTGCTAATATTACTCCAAGCAGTATTGTAAAAAAAGATTTTTTCGGATTCAGTTTAAGAAGTGCCGCTATCAATGCCCCTGTCCATGCTCCCGTTCCGGGAAAAGGTACTGCAACAAACAGCATTAATCCCAAAAATTCTTTATTTGCAACACTTTCACTTCTACTTAATGCTCTTTTTTCCAATTTTTCGATAAATTTTACCATTATATTATGCTTTTTCATAAACTCAAATACTTTTACAACAAATAAAAGTATAAAAGGTACAGGAAGCATATTTCCTACAATAGAAGTAATCATATTTGTGTACCACGGTAATCCCTGAGAAAATCCCACAGGAATGCTTCCCCTTAATTCAATTACAGGAAGCATCGATATCAGGAAAATTCCTATTATCTTACCGGCATTCATTCCGAATATTCCTACAATAAAAGCTACTATTGACTGTGCAAGTTTTTTCATTCTTTTAAACTCCTCCTTATTTCAACGGAAACATTGTTATTCTTATATTTAGTTGAGCCCTCAACTCCTTTTCCGACTCCACTTTTTTTATTTCGGGATAAACTCTATCTTCTATTTTATCCAATTTCAGATAATTATATCATGACCCTTTATTTCTTTCAATTATAATTTGCTGTTAAACAATTTTAATTTTTTTGAGAACTTATTATTTTCAAAATTTTACTAATGTTCTGAAAATATATTTTTCTTAAAAATCAAAAAAATGAAGCTCTAAAGCTCCATTTTTTAATTCTATCTATTATTTTTTCCGCTTGTACTTATAAATCCTTTCATTTTCTTAACCGCCAAATAAGAATCAATTTGTTGTATCAATTCTACGGCAACTCCTACAAGGATAAGTAAACTTGTTCCTCCGAGTAATACCGGTATATGCAGAAAATATCCGAACCATATATTAGGGAATATCCCTAATATTGCCAGAAACAGTGCACTTCCGAAAGTTACTCTTGTAACTACTTTTTCCAAATAATCGGCAGTTTCTTTCCCTGCTCTTACCGTAGGTATTGTCCCACCGCTTTGTTTCAAATCTTCTGATACTTTTTCAGGATCGAAAGCGATAGTCAATGTATAGAAAAATGAAAATACTATAATTAAAAAGGCAAATAAAAGTAAGTATAAAACTCCCGTTTGTGAAAACTGTTTTTGCCAGAATGCATTAGCTTTAAGCATTTGTACTATAAACGGCGGTGCCGCCATCAATACTGATGCAAAGATTATTGGCATAACTCCTGCAGTGTTTATTTTCAAAGGTAAATATGTTCTTCTACCTACTGCACTTTGTCCTCCTCCGAAACCTAAACTTCCTTTTCCTGCATACTGTATAGGTATTCTTCTTTCAGCCAGTTGTATATCCACCATTAGAGCTATTATAACTACAAATAATATTATTGATAATCCGAAAAATATAAAGTTTATATTACTTGATACCATTTGTTGAATAACTTGAGGCAAGTTTACAACAATTCCAAGAAAGATAAGCATTGACGATCCGTTACCTATTCCTCTTATGGAAATTCTTTCAGAAATCCACATTAAGAACGCAGTTCCTCCTGTCATCAAAGCCATTGTACTTATAATAAATTTCGGTCCCGGCTCAACAACCAGTCCGGGCTGATTTATAAGTGTTATAGCAATTCCGAATGATTGCGCTATTGCCAATATTATTGTTACGTATCTTGTCCATTGAGTAATTTTATCTCTTTCTTTTCCCCCTTCTTTCTGCATTTCATCTATTTTAGGGAAAATTACTCCTAAAAGTTGAAATACTATCGAAGAGTTAATGTAAGGGATGATTCCCAACGAGAAAATAGACGCTCTCTGAACCGCTCCTCCTGAAAACAGATTTAAAAATCCTGCTATGGCATTATTCTGAAAATTTTTGAATGCTGCCATATTAATTCCGGGAACGGCAATATGAACACCTATTCTCGCTATTGCGAACATTACTAATGTAAAAGCTACTCTTTTCTTTAATTCGGGTATTTTGAAGATAGACTGTATTCTATTTACTATTGCTTCAGTTAAAGTCAATTCTACCACTCCTCATATATGAAGAAAAAGCAAGATTAAAATCTTACTTATTCTCATCTTCTTTTTTATTATTTCCCGCTTTTGCAGAGTACGACTTAACTTCCAATACTTCTACACTTCCTCCGGCTTTTTCTATTAATTCTTTAGCTGATTCGGAAATTTTATGAGCTTTTACAGTTAATTTTTTATTAACTTCAGCATTTCCTATTATTTTCAAAATACTTGAAAAATCTTTTTCTTTAACATAAGATTCAACATTTTCAAGTAAATATTGTTTTACAGCTTTTTTACCTTTTGTTTCTCTTAATGCAGCATCAGAATATTTAGTGATGAATTTAGGATTTTTGATTATTCCGTTTTCTACTAATGTTTCCAAGCTTACTACATCTCCGTCGTTGAATTTTTCAACAATATCAAATAATGAAATTACTATTGTATCTTTTTTGAATGCCGAATTTGAGAATCCTCTTTTAGGAATTCTTCTGATAATAGGCATTTGTCCACCTTCAAATACAGGTGATACATATGTTCCCGATCTTTGTTTTTGCCCGTTATGTCCTTTTCCTGCTGTTTTTCCCCAACCGGACCCGTGACCTCTACCTATTCTTCTTCTTTCTCTTTTTGATCCTTCGGCAGGTCTTAACTCATTAAGATTCATTTATTCTAAACCTCCTCTACTTTAAGTAAATAAGAAACTAATTTAATTTTTCCTTCTATATCTGCTGTCTTGTTATGAACTACACTTTGACTTATCTTTCTTAATCCAAGTGATTTAACAGTATCAATATGATTAGGTTTTCTTCCATTAATTCCTTTAATAAGTGTTACTTTTACTTTAGACATTAATTTTACCTCCTAACCTATTATCCTAAAATTTCTTCAACCGATTTTCCTCTAAGTCTTGCCACTTCTTCAACCGATCTCAATTGTTTTAATCCGTCCAATGTTGCTCTTGCAACGTTATCTTTATTTTTTGATCCTCTGATTTTTGTAAGTACGTCTGTAACTCCTGCCAATTCCAATAATTCCCTTGTTGCAGAACCGGCGATAACTCCCGTACCTTTTGAAGCAGGTTTCAATAATACACTTGTGGCATTATATTTACCTAATTGCTCATGAGGTAATGTTCCACCTTTTAAAGATACTGTTATCATATTTTTCTTAGCATTAGCTATAGCTTTTCTTATAGCTTCAGGTACACCGTTAGCTTTTCCCAACCCTATACCTACTTTTCCTTTTTCATCTCCGATTGCCGCCAATACTGAGAAAGATATTCTTCTTCCTCCTTTAACGGTTTTGGAAACTCTGCTTATTCTTAAAAGACTTTCTTTATATTCACTAGCTTTTACTTCTCTGGCCAAAGTAAATCCTCCTTTTCTCTAGAATTTTAATCCTGCTTCTCTTGCAGCATCTGCAAGTGCTTTTACTCTTCCTGTGTAAACATATCCGCTTCTATCGAATACTACAGTATCTATTCCTTTTTCCAATGCTTTTTTTGCTATTGCTTCTCCGATTTTTTTAGCAGCTTCCACATTTGAACCGTTTTCAGTTTTTGCTCCTTTTTCAATAGTAGATGCTGAAACTAATGTTTTTCCGGCTTGATCATCGATTATTTGAACAAATATGTTTTTCAAGCTTCTATACACAGAAAGTCTAGGTCTTTCAGCAGTTCCAACGATTTTACTTCTTATACTTTTATGTTTTTTCTGTCTTAATTTATTTCTATCAAGTTTTTTAATCACTAAAATCTACCTCCTATCCTTTCTTACCTTCTTTTCTTCTGATTACTTCGTCGGCATATTTAACTCCTTTTCCTTTGTAAGGTTCAGGAGGTCTTTTTGCTCTTATATTTGCGGCAATTTGTCCAACTAATTGTTTGTCAATTCCTTCAACAGTTATTTTATTGTTTCCTTCAACTTTGAAAGTTATTCCGTCAACTGCTTCGATTTCTACAGGATGAGAATATCCTAATGCTAAAGTAAGTCCTTTACCGTTAGCCTGTACTCTGTATCCTACTCCGACCAATTCCAATTTAATTGCAAATCCGTCGCTTACCCCTGTTATCATATTGTTAAGGTTTGCTCTTGTAGTTCCATGCAAAGCTCTTATATTAGGCAAATCGTTAGGTCTTTCAAATGTTATTTCTCCGTCTTTTATATTTACTTTTATTTCACTGCTTAGTTCTCTTTCCAATTGCCCTTTAGGACCTTTTACGATAAACTTGTTACCGTCCTGTTTTATTTCTACACCTGCAGGTATAGTTATA belongs to Pseudoleptotrichia goodfellowii and includes:
- a CDS encoding COG2426 family protein, producing MKKLAQSIVAFIVGIFGMNAGKIIGIFLISMLPVIELRGSIPVGFSQGLPWYTNMITSIVGNMLPVPFILLFVVKVFEFMKKHNIMVKFIEKLEKRALSRSESVANKEFLGLMLFVAVPFPGTGAWTGALIAALLKLNPKKSFFTILLGVILAAAVVTLGVYGVFGFLKNMI
- the secY gene encoding preprotein translocase subunit SecY — protein: MTLTEAIVNRIQSIFKIPELKKRVAFTLVMFAIARIGVHIAVPGINMAAFKNFQNNAIAGFLNLFSGGAVQRASIFSLGIIPYINSSIVFQLLGVIFPKIDEMQKEGGKERDKITQWTRYVTIILAIAQSFGIAITLINQPGLVVEPGPKFIISTMALMTGGTAFLMWISERISIRGIGNGSSMLIFLGIVVNLPQVIQQMVSSNINFIFFGLSIILFVVIIALMVDIQLAERRIPIQYAGKGSLGFGGGQSAVGRRTYLPLKINTAGVMPIIFASVLMAAPPFIVQMLKANAFWQKQFSQTGVLYLLLFAFLIIVFSFFYTLTIAFDPEKVSEDLKQSGGTIPTVRAGKETADYLEKVVTRVTFGSALFLAILGIFPNIWFGYFLHIPVLLGGTSLLILVGVAVELIQQIDSYLAVKKMKGFISTSGKNNR
- the rplO gene encoding 50S ribosomal protein L15 — protein: MNLNELRPAEGSKRERRRIGRGHGSGWGKTAGKGHNGQKQRSGTYVSPVFEGGQMPIIRRIPKRGFSNSAFKKDTIVISLFDIVEKFNDGDVVSLETLVENGIIKNPKFITKYSDAALRETKGKKAVKQYLLENVESYVKEKDFSSILKIIGNAEVNKKLTVKAHKISESAKELIEKAGGSVEVLEVKSYSAKAGNNKKEDENK
- the rpmD gene encoding 50S ribosomal protein L30; its protein translation is MSKVKVTLIKGINGRKPNHIDTVKSLGLRKISQSVVHNKTADIEGKIKLVSYLLKVEEV
- the rpsE gene encoding 30S ribosomal protein S5 → MAREVKASEYKESLLRISRVSKTVKGGRRISFSVLAAIGDEKGKVGIGLGKANGVPEAIRKAIANAKKNMITVSLKGGTLPHEQLGKYNATSVLLKPASKGTGVIAGSATRELLELAGVTDVLTKIRGSKNKDNVARATLDGLKQLRSVEEVARLRGKSVEEILG
- the rplR gene encoding 50S ribosomal protein L18, with the translated sequence MIKKLDRNKLRQKKHKSIRSKIVGTAERPRLSVYRSLKNIFVQIIDDQAGKTLVSASTIEKGAKTENGSNVEAAKKIGEAIAKKALEKGIDTVVFDRSGYVYTGRVKALADAAREAGLKF
- the rplF gene encoding 50S ribosomal protein L6, with translation MSRIGRKPITIPAGVEIKQDGNKFIVKGPKGQLERELSSEIKVNIKDGEITFERPNDLPNIRALHGTTRANLNNMITGVSDGFAIKLELVGVGYRVQANGKGLTLALGYSHPVEIEAVDGITFKVEGNNKITVEGIDKQLVGQIAANIRAKRPPEPYKGKGVKYADEVIRRKEGKKG